The sequence TCGCGCTACCCTCCTGGCATGGCTGGTACGGGCGGGCGCGGGCGCCCGGGCCGCCGGCTGCGACGGGTCGACGAGACCTCCGCCGGGGGCCTGGTGGTGGCCGACGACGGCGTGACCGGGCCCCGTGCCGCCCTGATCGGACGCACCGACCGCCGGGGCAGGCTGCTCTGGTCCCTGCCCAAGGGGCACATCGAGGCCGGTGAGACCCCCGAGGACACCGCCGTCCGCGAGGTGGCCGAGGAGACCGGGATCATCGGCGAGGTGGTCGCCCCGCTCGGGATCATCGACTTCTGGTTCGTCGCCGAGGGCCGCCGCGTGCACAAGACGGTGCACCACTTCCTCCTGCGGGCCGTGGGCGGCGCGCTCTCCGACGCCGACGTCGAGGTCACCGAGGTCGCCTGGGTGCCCTTGGAGGAGCTGAGCACGCGGCTGGCCTACGCCGACGAGAGGGCGCTCGTCGAGCGCGCGCCCGGACTCCTGGCCGACAGCGCGTGACGCGGCCGGCTGCCGCCCGCGCCGGCGGCCGCCCCGCCGCCGAGCCGCCCGCACGGCCCGGCGCCCCCCGGCGTGCGGCCGTACTGGTCCCGCTGCTCGCCGCCCTGGCCCTCGGCGGACCGGCTCTGCTCCCCGGCGCCGGGCTCGCACCGGCGGTCGCGGCGCCGGGTGCCGCGGCCCCCGCCGGCGCGAGCGACGCCGACCGCCCGGTGCGCATCGACGTGGCCCGGTTCGAGCCCCGCACGGTGACCCCCGGCTCGCTCATCACGGTGACCGGGACGCTCACCAACACCGGCACCGAGCCGGTCACCGACCTCGCCGTGCGGCTGCAGCGCGGCATCGTCCGCACCAGCCGCCCGGCGCTGGCCGAGGCGGTGAGCGACCCTGACCCGGCCACGACCGTGCAGCCGGCGTTCGCGCCGCTGCCGGGCGCGCTGGGCCCCGGCGACAGCACCGAGTTCAGCTACACGCTCGACTCCGCGGAGCTGCGGCTGGAGCAGGACGGCGTCTACCCGGCGCTGTTGAACGTGAACGGCACGATCGACGGCGACCAGGAGCGCCGGGTGGGGGAGCTGGCCACCTTCCTGGTGCAGCAGCCGGTCCTGCCCTCCTCGCGCACGACGGTCGCCTGGCTCTGGCCGCTGTCCGAGCGCAGCCACCGGAACGCCTCCGGCGACTTCGTCGACGACGAGCTCACCGAGGAGATCAGCCAAGGGGGCCGGCTCGACCGCGTCCTCGCCGTCGTCGAGCGGCTGCCCGCCGGTCTTCCCGACGGGGGTACCGCACCCGCCGCTCCGTTGCCGATCACCCTGGCGATCGACCCGGCCCTGGTGGAGGAGCTGGCCCTCATGGCCGATGGGCCCTACGCCGTCGACGGGGTGGCCGGCGCCGGAGCGGGCACCGAGGAGGCCCAGGCGTTCCTCGCCCGGCTGCGCGCGGTGGTGGCCTCCCGCCCGGTCGTGGCCCTGCCCTACGGCGACGTCGACGCCGACAGCCTCCAGGCGGCCGGACTGCCGTCGGTCGTCACCCGCAGCCTGCCGGGCTCCCCGGAGGGCACCGCCCAGGACCCGATCGGCCCGCCGCCGGTCGCCGCGGACCCGGCCGCCGAGGGCGGGACACCCCCGGCCGACGCGCAGGAGCAGCCCACCACCGGCGCCGGGGCGGAGATCCTCGCCGAGGTGCTGGACGTCGCGCCCGCCACCGACCTGGCCTGGGCCCCCGACGGTTCCTACGCCCCGGAGACGCTCGGCACCCTGCGGGCCGGCGGCATCGACCGGGTCGTCCTGGGCAGTGGTGCACTGACCGGGGGAGGCTCCGCCGTGGGCCTGGACGGGTCCGACGCCGTGGCCCGGGCCGCGGTCCCGACCGGCGAGGAGCCGCTGGACGTGCTGGTCGCCGACCCCACCTTGAGCACCGTGGTGGGCGCGGCCGAGGTGACCGCCGGTGGGCCGCGCATCGCCGAGCAGCGCTACCTGGCCGAGCTGGCCGCCCTCACCCTCCAGGCGCCACCGGGCAGCGAGCAGACGGTGCTGGTCGCCCCGCCGCGGAACCTCGAGGCTGGGCTCGAGGGCGCCGGCGCCATGATCTCCGACACCGTCGGCCTGCCGTGGCTGCGGGCGGGCAGCGTGGCGGCGCTGGACGCGGTGCCCGCCGCGGACGCGGGATCGCTCGCCCTCCCCGTCGAGCAGACCGGCCTGGACGGCGCCGGCATGGCGGTGCTCGGCGCCGCCGTCGCCGCGCGGGAGGACCTCGCCGCGGCGATCGCCGGGGACGCCGACCAGGCGCTGCAGGCCTACGACGCCGGCATCGCCCGCGCCGCGTCGGTCCTGTGGCGCGAGGACCCGGAGCTGTTCGCCGAGGCCGCCGCCGGCGCACGCGCCGCGCTCGCCCAGCTGCGCGAGCGGGTCACCGTCGTCGCCCCCGTGGACGGCACGTACAGCCTCGCCTCCAGCGACGCGCCCCTCGTGCTGACGGTGGACAACCCCCTGCC is a genomic window of Blastococcus sp. HT6-30 containing:
- a CDS encoding NUDIX hydrolase, which encodes MAGTGGRGRPGRRLRRVDETSAGGLVVADDGVTGPRAALIGRTDRRGRLLWSLPKGHIEAGETPEDTAVREVAEETGIIGEVVAPLGIIDFWFVAEGRRVHKTVHHFLLRAVGGALSDADVEVTEVAWVPLEELSTRLAYADERALVERAPGLLADSA
- a CDS encoding DUF6049 family protein yields the protein MTRPAAARAGGRPAAEPPARPGAPRRAAVLVPLLAALALGGPALLPGAGLAPAVAAPGAAAPAGASDADRPVRIDVARFEPRTVTPGSLITVTGTLTNTGTEPVTDLAVRLQRGIVRTSRPALAEAVSDPDPATTVQPAFAPLPGALGPGDSTEFSYTLDSAELRLEQDGVYPALLNVNGTIDGDQERRVGELATFLVQQPVLPSSRTTVAWLWPLSERSHRNASGDFVDDELTEEISQGGRLDRVLAVVERLPAGLPDGGTAPAAPLPITLAIDPALVEELALMADGPYAVDGVAGAGAGTEEAQAFLARLRAVVASRPVVALPYGDVDADSLQAAGLPSVVTRSLPGSPEGTAQDPIGPPPVAADPAAEGGTPPADAQEQPTTGAGAEILAEVLDVAPATDLAWAPDGSYAPETLGTLRAGGIDRVVLGSGALTGGGSAVGLDGSDAVARAAVPTGEEPLDVLVADPTLSTVVGAAEVTAGGPRIAEQRYLAELAALTLQAPPGSEQTVLVAPPRNLEAGLEGAGAMISDTVGLPWLRAGSVAALDAVPAADAGSLALPVEQTGLDGAGMAVLGAAVAAREDLAAAIAGDADQALQAYDAGIARAASVLWREDPELFAEAAAGARAALAQLRERVTVVAPVDGTYSLASSDAPLVLTVDNPLPFPVQVRLRVDTPGNRGLSVGDIGVQTLPPEQRTTLQVPTELRRSGGFAVTAQVTTPSGSPLGNPVEIQVKSTAYGPISLSITIGAASLLGLLFLRRLVNFVLRRRRGTSAADGGTGPASAGLSVPPTRSPV